AGTGCCAGTAGAGCGCGCCCGGAGTCATCCGGATGGCCTTCGCCAGGTCCGACATCGTCGTCGACAGGTAGCCCCGCCGAGCGAACAACGTGATGGCGGCCTCCAGGATTTCGACCCGCGTTCGCGCGGCCCGCTCCTGTTTGATTTCGCGCTTCGCTGGTTCCTTGCTCATTTCCGGGTAAATCTACACCTCACGCCAGGAGCGTCACCTTAACGATTTCAGACGGAGCGGCGACGCGCAGGGGCGGGCCCCAGAAGCCGGTGCCACGGCTGACATAGAGGTGTTTGTCGCCCTCCTGGAAGAGACCGGCGTCGTGTTTCCAAATTGCTGAGACGGCGAGGGTGAACGGGAAGAACTGTCCCCCGTGGGTGTGTCCGGACAGTTGCAAGCCCATGCCCGCCTTCGCGGCCACATCCCAATTGGATGGTTGGTGCGCGAGCAGCACCGCGGCGCGGTCTGGATTCCGGCCTTCGATGGCGGCCTCCAGGTTGTAACCCTTGGGGCCGTTACGCATGGACCAGTCGTCCACGCCCACCAGGTCGAACGCGCCGCCCGCGTCTCCAATCGTCACGTGACGGTTGCGCAGCACGGTGACGCCCAGGCCGCTGAGCGCGTCCGCCCAGGCGCTGGCGTTCCAGTAGTACTCGTGGTTGCCGGTGATGAAGTGCGTGCCCGCTCTCGCCTGGAGGTTCTGGAGCGCGGCGACGGAGTGGCGCAGGTCGGCCACGGTGCCGTCCACCAGGTCGCCGGTGATGACGACCAGGTCCGGCTTGAGCGCGTTGGCCCGCCGCACCAGCTCATCCATGAAGCGCCGCTGGATGATGGGGCCCACGTGGATGTCGCTCATGTGGACGAGGGTGAAGCCGTCCAGCGCCTTGGGCAGGCCGGGCAGCCGCACCGCGATCTCGTTGACCACGGGCGGGTGGAAGGCGCTCCACATGCCGTAGCCGGTGAGGCCGCCCGCCGCGAGCACCGCGCCGCCCGCGGTGGCCCGCGAGAGGAACAACCGGCGCGCTTCGTCCACGGGGGGCACGGCGGGAGGCGGGGCCGGCACGGTGACGGCCAGGTCCGCCAGGGACGGCGGCGCGGCGGGGTCCGGCGCGGGCGTGGCGAGCGGCGCGGCGACGCCCCGGTGGCCGCGCGTGCGCGCCACGAGCCATCTCACCGCGCCCAGCAGCGCCAGGGAGAGCAGCAGGTAGACGGCGACGCCCATCCACGTCCACGCGAACACGGCGACGATGAACGCGGAGGGGAGGATGCGCGTCACCACCCAGGACAGCAGCAGCGGCACGCACAGGGCCGTCAGCAGCACCTTGCCCGCGGTGCGCCAGGAGCGGCTCGTGGACGTGTCACGGAAGAGGCGCCGGTACAGGTAGATGTGGACTTGGACCGACGCGACGCTGACGAGCAGGATGAACAGGATGATGCGCAACGGGCTTTCCACCATGGGAGGCCCATCCTCGCGCGCACGCGCCACGGCGCAACCGGCATGCGCGTGAAGAAGCGTGAAGCGGACCGGGAGCCCCGCGCCCGGTGTCCGGCTACTTCCGGGTGGTGCCCAGCGCGGCGCCGATCTGCTGCCACTCCTGGGCGTAGGTGCCACGGGAGAAGGCGCGCAGGTCTTCGCCGGTCACCGTGCCGCGGGAGAGCGCCGTGTCGAGCGCCTTCACGATGGCGTTCTTGTGCGGCTGCTCCACGTACGGGTTGTCCTCGCGGAAGACCTCGCCGAAGAGCGTCTCCAGGCGGCCGTCCTGCTTCAGCCGCTCCACGATGCGGTTCTGCGACACGGGCGCGTCCGCGTGCGCGTGCAGCATGGCGGAGGCGATGCCGCTCTGCGCGTCCGCGTCCGGGAACTCCGCCAGCAGCCCCAGCTCCATGTCCGCCTGGGCGATGGACTCCGCGTCCGCCGCGGAGGGCGGGGCCTTCGCGGCCGGCGTCTGCGCGGGCGTGGGGCGGGAGGAAGCGGGGGCGGGGCGCGCGGGCTCGAAGTCGCTGCGGCCCTGGAAGGAGCGCACGTTGGCGTTGGCGGGCGTCCGGCCCTGGGCGGCCCCCGGCTTGCTGTCGCGCGTGACGTCGCTCCGCTCGGACCGCTCGAGCTCCGAGCGCTTCGGGGGAAGGGACGGGCGATTGCCACCATCGACGCGAGACATGAGGGGACTCCAGGCGCAGGGGAAGGCCCGTCGCGAGACTCGCTCCGGGTTGCGGCACCTACATCTGTTATCGGTCCGGCCTTCCCCCGGGTTGCGTAGCCCCCCAGTCCACAGGCCCCGCACGGCCGCCCGCCTGCCGCGTCAGGGCCCCCTCCCAATCCTGGATCATCCGGCCTTGGCCGCCTTCCCCCTGGCCCAACCCCTTGATTCCAGGGGACTTTCATTCCAGACGGAAATCCGGCGTTTCGCCGCGACGCGTCACCCAGCGGTCGAGAAGATTTCTTCGAGCCCGGCCGGGAGGCTGCTCTGCCACGCGGGGTAATTGTGGCCCCCGCTGTAGGGCCGGTACGTGGCGCGGTGCCCGGCCGCCTGGAGGACGGGCAGGAGACGCTCGTTGCCGTCCTGGAGTCCCTCGAAGCGGCCGCAGTCCATCCAGACATGGAGCGGCGGCTGGCCGGTGCGGCGGGCCAGGTCGAAGACGACCATGTCGGTGCCTTCGATGGCGAAGGCGCCGGACTGGGACAGGACGCGGCCGAAGACGCGCGGCAGGCGCTGGGCCGCGTAGAGCGCCATCAGGCCGCCCAGCGACGAGCCCAGCACCGCGTGCGCGCCCGGCGTGCGCTGCTCGTCCACCAGCGACAGGTGCTCGCGGGCCAGGGGCAGCACGCGCTGGTGCAGGAAGGCCACGGTGGCTTCGCTGCACGCGTACTCGGCGGTGCGGGCCGGGCCGCCGTTGGACACGAAGGCCATGGCCACCGGCCGCATGCGGCCCGCGGCGATGAGGTTGTCCACCATCACGGGCAGTTGGACGCGCCGGAGGTAGTCGTCGCCGTCCAGCACCACCATGAGCGGCACGGGGCCCTTCACGGGCGGCGCGTACAGTGCCACCGCCCGCTTCGCGCCCACGGCCCATTCGTGCGTCGCCACCGGGTGGCGCGTCACGCGGCCCCTGGGGACGTTCCGGATGCGCTTGCCCAGCGGTGTCGCTTCGCCCCTGGGCATCCAGAAGCAGTGGTTGAAGTCGCCGAAGCCGTTGTCGGAGCGGCGCGGGTTGAAGGCGTCGCGCGCGCGGCGGCCCTTCGCGTCCAGGAGCGCGTATTCGACGTAGGCGTCCTCGGGCAGCGCCAGCGAGCGCGCCCACAGTCCCTTGCCCACGCGCTCCAGCGGCAGGGGCGCGCCGCGCCAGTCCTGGAAGTCTCCCTGGAGGAAGACCTGCCGGGGGCCCTTCCACACGAAGGTGGCGGTGTCTCCGTCGATGAGCGGCGTGCCCTCTTTGCGCGCGCGGGCTTCCAGCGTCCGGGTGTCATCCATGCGTGGCGCGCAATGTAGTCACGGGGACAGCAGGTCGCGCAGCGCTCCGGTCAGGTCGGGGTGGCGGAACTGGAAGCCCGCCTCCAGCGCGCGCCGGGGCATCACCCGCTGGCCCTCCAGCGCCACGCGCGCCATCTCCCCGAAGCGCGCCTTGAGGACGATGCCCGGCACCGACAGCGCCGCGGGCCGCTCCAGCACCGCGCCCAGCGTGTGCGCGAAGGTCGCGTTGGTGACGGGTTCCGGCGACGTGGCGTTCACCGGGCCGGACAGCGTGGGGTGCTCCAGCGCGAAGCGCATCAACTGGAAGAGGTCTTCCCTGTGCACCCAGCTGACGTACTGCTGGCCGTTGCCCACCTTCGCGCCCGCGCCCATGCGGAACACCGGCAGCATCCGGTGCAGCACGCCGCCCGCCGGGTGCAGCACCACGCCGATGCGCAGGCGCACCGTGCGGATGCCTCCTTCTTCCGCGCGCAGGGCCTCCGCCTCCCAGCCCTGGCACACGTGGGCGAGGAAGTCGTCGCCGGGCGCGTCCTCCTCCGTCAGCGTCTGCCCCGCCCGGGCGCCGCCGTAGAAGCCCACCGCCGACGCGCAGACGAAGTGCCGCACGCTGCCCGCCTGCCTCAGGGCCTCCACCAGCACGCGCGTGCCCTCCACGCGGCTCTGGTGGATGCGGTGCTTCGCCTCGTGTGTCCAACGTTGGTCCACCGGCTCCCCGGCCAGGTGCACCACCCCTTCCGCGCCCGCGAGCGCGTCCGGCGACAGCGGGGTGCTCCCGTCGAAGTAGGAGCCCGTCACCCCGGCCGGCAGCCGGCCGAGCGCGTGTTCCACGTTCCGGCTGAGCACGTGCACGGTGTGGCCGGCCTCCAACAAACCTTGGACAAGGCCTGGACCGAGGAAGCCGGTGGCGCCCGTGCAGGTCACCCTCAAGGGTGGGCCTCCTTCTCCCGCTCGGCGGTCAGGTCCTGGCCCACCAGCTGGCTCAGCGCGATGAAGAAGCGGGCCTGCTCCTCCGGCTTCATGCGGCCGGAGTGGCGGTAGACAGGCGTGCCCTCCGCGTCCAGCAGCATCACCGTGGACGTCTTGGTGGGCAGCTTCAGGGGCTCCTGGCCCAGGGTGCCCTTGAGGTCCACCAGGATGGGCACGCCGGCCTTCTTCTCCTCGTCACGCACGTACGACAGGGCGATCTCCCGCGCGGGAAAGAAGTCGTATTTCTCCAGATTGGCCACGGCGACCACGAACGCACTTTGGAGAAGGCCGCGCTCGCGTCCCCGGGTGAACAGCTCCGCCTTCAGGGGGGCGTTGAGTGTCGTGGAGTCCTTGTCCTCGTAGAAGAGGATGACGGGTTTCCCACGCCACCGAGCCAGCTGGACCCGCTCTCCGCTGGAGGTGCTTAACGTCGCGTCCACCGGCTCCAGGTCCGGGGTGGCGCCGCTCGCGCTCCCCGCCGTCAGGGCCACCGTCAACGCGCCTGTGATCCACGCCTTCATCGGGGGTCTCCGTGTACAAGGTTTTTGCAAACCTTAGACATAGCCTTGACAATCTCTGGACGCAAACGCTACCTCTAGGTCAGAAGGCTGCTGCCGTGCTCCCGATTTCGGAGATCCGCTGTATGGCCACCCTGCTTCCCAACGTGCAGCAGACCTCCGCCGGAGCAGCACCCCCTGAACATGCCTGGCTGCAGCTCGTGCAGGCGCAGGTGGAGGCCGCGCTCGCCCAGTTGTTCGAGCTGCCGGACGAACAGACCCTGGACGCACGTTGGACGCACGCTGCCGCGCAGGCGCGGGCCTATGCGCTGCGGCCGGCGAAGCGGCTGAGGCCGGCGCTGGTGCTGGCGGGGCACGGGCTGGCGCGCGGGAGCACCGCGGTGCCTCCGGGGCTGTGGCGCTTCGCCGCGGGGCTGGAGCTGCTGCACACGTTCCTGCTCATCCACGACGACGTGGCGGATCAGGCGGAGCTGCGGCGGGGCGGGCCGGTGCTGCACCGGATGCTCGCCCCGGGCCGTCCGGGCGAGGACCTGGCGGTGGTGATGGGAGACCACCTCTTCGCCCGCTCGCTGGAGGCGATGCTGGAGTCGGGGCTGCCGGGAGCCTCCCGCGTGGCGCGCTACTACCTGGGCGTGTGCCGTCACACGGCCGCCGGGCAGTACCTGGACCTGGACCTGGCGCGCGTGCCGCTGGCGGAGATGACGCTCTTCCAGACGCTGCGCGTGGCGCACCTCAAGACGGCGCGCTACGGCTTCTGCGCCCCGCTGGTGTGCGGCGCGATGTTGGGCGGCGCGGACGCGGGGCTCCT
The sequence above is drawn from the Corallococcus sp. NCRR genome and encodes:
- a CDS encoding metallophosphoesterase; its protein translation is MVESPLRIILFILLVSVASVQVHIYLYRRLFRDTSTSRSWRTAGKVLLTALCVPLLLSWVVTRILPSAFIVAVFAWTWMGVAVYLLLSLALLGAVRWLVARTRGHRGVAAPLATPAPDPAAPPSLADLAVTVPAPPPAVPPVDEARRLFLSRATAGGAVLAAGGLTGYGMWSAFHPPVVNEIAVRLPGLPKALDGFTLVHMSDIHVGPIIQRRFMDELVRRANALKPDLVVITGDLVDGTVADLRHSVAALQNLQARAGTHFITGNHEYYWNASAWADALSGLGVTVLRNRHVTIGDAGGAFDLVGVDDWSMRNGPKGYNLEAAIEGRNPDRAAVLLAHQPSNWDVAAKAGMGLQLSGHTHGGQFFPFTLAVSAIWKHDAGLFQEGDKHLYVSRGTGFWGPPLRVAAPSEIVKVTLLA
- a CDS encoding alpha/beta hydrolase-fold protein — its product is MDDTRTLEARARKEGTPLIDGDTATFVWKGPRQVFLQGDFQDWRGAPLPLERVGKGLWARSLALPEDAYVEYALLDAKGRRARDAFNPRRSDNGFGDFNHCFWMPRGEATPLGKRIRNVPRGRVTRHPVATHEWAVGAKRAVALYAPPVKGPVPLMVVLDGDDYLRRVQLPVMVDNLIAAGRMRPVAMAFVSNGGPARTAEYACSEATVAFLHQRVLPLAREHLSLVDEQRTPGAHAVLGSSLGGLMALYAAQRLPRVFGRVLSQSGAFAIEGTDMVVFDLARRTGQPPLHVWMDCGRFEGLQDGNERLLPVLQAAGHRATYRPYSGGHNYPAWQSSLPAGLEEIFSTAG
- a CDS encoding TIGR01777 family oxidoreductase, whose amino-acid sequence is MRVTCTGATGFLGPGLVQGLLEAGHTVHVLSRNVEHALGRLPAGVTGSYFDGSTPLSPDALAGAEGVVHLAGEPVDQRWTHEAKHRIHQSRVEGTRVLVEALRQAGSVRHFVCASAVGFYGGARAGQTLTEEDAPGDDFLAHVCQGWEAEALRAEEGGIRTVRLRIGVVLHPAGGVLHRMLPVFRMGAGAKVGNGQQYVSWVHREDLFQLMRFALEHPTLSGPVNATSPEPVTNATFAHTLGAVLERPAALSVPGIVLKARFGEMARVALEGQRVMPRRALEAGFQFRHPDLTGALRDLLSP
- a CDS encoding TlpA family protein disulfide reductase codes for the protein MKAWITGALTVALTAGSASGATPDLEPVDATLSTSSGERVQLARWRGKPVILFYEDKDSTTLNAPLKAELFTRGRERGLLQSAFVVAVANLEKYDFFPAREIALSYVRDEEKKAGVPILVDLKGTLGQEPLKLPTKTSTVMLLDAEGTPVYRHSGRMKPEEQARFFIALSQLVGQDLTAEREKEAHP
- a CDS encoding polyprenyl synthetase family protein, with the protein product MATLLPNVQQTSAGAAPPEHAWLQLVQAQVEAALAQLFELPDEQTLDARWTHAAAQARAYALRPAKRLRPALVLAGHGLARGSTAVPPGLWRFAAGLELLHTFLLIHDDVADQAELRRGGPVLHRMLAPGRPGEDLAVVMGDHLFARSLEAMLESGLPGASRVARYYLGVCRHTAAGQYLDLDLARVPLAEMTLFQTLRVAHLKTARYGFCAPLVCGAMLGGADAGLLEGLERVGRSVGLAYQLRDDLIGLFGDAAVAGKASDGDFVQAKRTFPVVAAYVRATPAGREELERLWALPVECKDDAALARARELVEHFGGRAACERAVERASRSARRSLASLPNPHGLRDLLDALITRLSRRAS